In Cyanobacteria bacterium GSL.Bin1, the following are encoded in one genomic region:
- the mrdA gene encoding penicillin-binding protein 2 → MASPLPSPPSRKYRKRGKGKGNLSARSRQRQSRTVGRQFRPAVLLLAITALLLGGIGSRLAYLQLVQGERNRQLAENNRIRLLPKPPVRGNILDRNGKILADSRLSYSVFIWPLAKAEPNWDDTVKRLAEILELSAPEINRRVEQVPENSPSLVRIARGLTPEQVTAIEEYNYKLIGVELDIEPVRDYPNGEVAAHILGYTGEITGEELAQDETGEYRLGDVIGRMGAEAAFEKQLRGEWGGQQVEVNGAGRILRILGEKRAKSGGNVTLTLDLELQKAAEAALGDRIGAIVALDPNTGGVLAMASRPTFNPNIFSSRITPETWQKLQAKDNPFVNRALRGFPPASTFKIVTATAGMESGKYPPNTVLNTYAYLNVAGVRFGEWNRAGFGPMGYVQAMAWSSNTFFGQIGRGVGGEVLIDWARRYGFGTETTLELPAETSGLIADAAWKQERFDWGWSAGDTVNMSIGQGFTLATPLQVAVMFAVPANGGYQVKPHLLKTEGNNEQWQVSMNLEPSTVKILRQGLRAVVASGTGTALRVPNLPPAAGKSGTAEAPPGKSHAWFGAFAPHDNPEIVVVAFAEHSGGGGGSVAAPMVRQVLETYFNRD, encoded by the coding sequence TATCGGCAAGAAGTCGTCAGCGTCAATCTCGTACCGTAGGACGACAATTCCGTCCTGCGGTCTTGTTACTGGCAATCACTGCCTTATTATTAGGGGGAATTGGTTCCCGTTTAGCTTATTTACAACTGGTCCAAGGAGAACGGAATCGCCAACTTGCGGAAAATAACCGGATTCGCCTTTTACCCAAGCCGCCAGTTCGAGGGAATATTTTAGATCGGAACGGAAAAATTTTGGCGGATAGTCGTCTCTCCTACTCAGTTTTTATTTGGCCCCTTGCCAAGGCAGAACCGAACTGGGACGACACGGTCAAGCGGTTGGCAGAAATTTTAGAACTATCAGCCCCAGAAATTAACCGTCGGGTGGAACAAGTGCCAGAGAATTCCCCTTCTTTGGTTCGCATTGCCAGAGGGTTAACCCCAGAACAAGTAACGGCAATTGAGGAGTATAACTACAAGCTAATTGGGGTCGAACTCGATATTGAACCGGTACGTGACTACCCCAATGGCGAAGTGGCAGCCCATATTTTAGGGTATACCGGCGAGATTACTGGAGAAGAATTAGCGCAAGATGAAACGGGGGAATATCGCCTGGGGGACGTTATTGGGCGTATGGGTGCAGAAGCCGCCTTTGAAAAGCAGTTGCGAGGCGAATGGGGGGGTCAGCAAGTGGAAGTTAATGGGGCTGGGCGTATCCTTCGCATTTTAGGGGAAAAAAGGGCAAAATCTGGCGGGAATGTGACGCTCACTCTCGATTTAGAATTACAAAAAGCAGCAGAAGCAGCGCTTGGGGATAGAATTGGCGCGATCGTGGCGTTAGATCCCAATACGGGTGGTGTTTTGGCGATGGCAAGCCGTCCTACCTTTAACCCCAATATTTTCTCTAGTCGCATTACACCGGAAACTTGGCAAAAATTGCAAGCCAAAGATAATCCCTTTGTCAATCGCGCGTTACGCGGGTTTCCGCCGGCGTCTACTTTCAAAATTGTTACCGCAACCGCAGGGATGGAATCCGGAAAATATCCACCGAACACCGTTTTAAATACCTATGCCTACTTAAACGTAGCTGGCGTTCGCTTTGGAGAATGGAATCGAGCCGGCTTTGGTCCAATGGGTTATGTGCAAGCCATGGCTTGGAGTAGTAATACCTTTTTTGGACAAATCGGTCGCGGTGTTGGGGGAGAAGTTTTAATTGATTGGGCGAGACGCTATGGGTTTGGCACAGAAACGACGCTAGAACTCCCAGCAGAAACCTCAGGCTTGATTGCAGATGCCGCCTGGAAACAAGAACGATTTGATTGGGGGTGGTCAGCGGGAGATACGGTGAATATGTCCATTGGACAAGGCTTTACCCTCGCAACGCCTCTACAAGTGGCGGTAATGTTTGCTGTTCCTGCGAATGGGGGCTATCAGGTCAAGCCTCACCTCCTGAAAACAGAAGGAAATAATGAGCAATGGCAAGTTTCCATGAATCTCGAACCTAGTACTGTTAAAATCTTACGTCAAGGTTTAAGAGCCGTGGTCGCCAGTGGAACTGGAACTGCCCTGAGAGTTCCTAATTTACCTCCTGCTGCAGGTAAAAGTGGCACAGCAGAAGCTCCTCCCGGTAAATCTCATGCTTGGTTTGGTGCGTTTGCCCCTCATGATAATCCTGAAATTGTCGTCGTTGCGTTTGCGGAACATTCCGGTGGCGGTGGTGGTTCGGTTGCTGCACCGATGGTGCGACAAGTGCTGGAAACGTATTTTAACCGGGATTAG
- a CDS encoding rhodanese-like domain-containing protein, whose protein sequence is MVSGLFPQPASFKEKSRVYDLKSRLDWGEPALTIIDVRDRASFNEAHIMGAISFPSEELVARTEASLERDRDIYIYSDTDEETADAAAVLREAGFERVAELTGGLGAWKAAEYPVEATSTAA, encoded by the coding sequence ATGGTTTCTGGATTATTTCCTCAACCCGCTTCATTTAAAGAGAAATCTCGCGTTTATGATCTCAAAAGTCGTCTCGATTGGGGCGAACCTGCTTTAACAATTATTGATGTACGTGACCGTGCTTCATTTAACGAAGCTCATATCATGGGTGCAATTTCTTTCCCCAGTGAAGAGTTAGTGGCTCGTACGGAAGCCAGTTTAGAGCGCGATCGCGACATCTACATCTATTCTGACACTGACGAAGAAACAGCAGATGCTGCAGCAGTGCTCAGAGAAGCCGGTTTTGAACGTGTTGCTGAATTAACCGGTGGTTTGGGCGCGTGGAAAGCAGCAGAATATCCTGTAGAAGCTACTTCCACCGCTGCCTAA